The following is a genomic window from Candidatus Eremiobacterota bacterium.
TTTGCGTTCGCCGTCGCGCTGAGCGCGCTCGCCGGGTTCGTGCCGGCGCTCGCCGCGGCGCGGCTGCTTCCTACCGTCGCGCTGCGCCGCGCATGATGCAGGCACGCGAGCCTGATGCCGACACCACGGAAACGATCGTCGACGTGCGCGACGTGGTCAAGATTCACGCGCCCGGAACGCCGACCGAAGTGCGTGCGCTCGACGGCGTCACGTTTGCCGTCCGCGCGGGCGAGTACGTCGCGATCGTCGGCGAGAGCGGGAGCGGAAAGACGACGCTGATGCACGTCCTGGGCGGACTCGACCGGCCGACCTCGGGCGACGTCGTCGTCGAGGGCCGTTCGCTCGCGCGCACCTCGCGCCGGCAGCTGGCCGCGATCCGCGCCCGCGCAATCGGCTTCGTCTTTCAAGGCTTCAATTTGCTGCCGAACCTGGACGCGCGCGAGAACGTCGCGCTCGCCGCGCGCTACGCGCGCCGCGGTGGCAACGAGGCCGCCTCGCGCGCCGAGCGCGTGCTGCGTGAGGTCGG
Proteins encoded in this region:
- a CDS encoding ABC transporter ATP-binding protein, which codes for MQAREPDADTTETIVDVRDVVKIHAPGTPTEVRALDGVTFAVRAGEYVAIVGESGSGKTTLMHVLGGLDRPTSGDVVVEGRSLARTSRRQLAAIRARAIGFVFQGFNLLPNLDARENVALAARYARRGGNEAASRAERVLREVGLGDRMHHRPSALSGGQQQRVAIARALVNEPALLLADEPTGELDSRTAETVLELLSALNARGQTLLVVTHSEAVYRRARRVIRLADGKIVADDAA